AAGCTTGAAGTTGCCGCTGCCGAAACGGCTTATGAAGGGTTAAAGCAATATCGTTATTTCCAGCAAGTCGCAGGAGTAAAAACGATTGACGATGTAGAGTATCATTGGCTATTTGATGGACAGAAAATATGTGTCACATTTCAAAATACAAGAGAACTACGTCAAAAGTGTATTGAATT
This genomic interval from Lysinibacillus sphaericus contains the following:
- a CDS encoding type II secretion system protein: MNEMGYSFVETIVSVVIVMLLCSTLIPISYTMKTTLYHQKLEVAAAETAYEGLKQYRYFQQVAGVKTIDDVEYHWLFDGQKICVTFQNTRELRQKCIELAGEIR